The following coding sequences are from one Desulfosporosinus orientis DSM 765 window:
- a CDS encoding tetratricopeptide repeat protein, with product MYDGDLYVWRNLMEDGTQCLGDEQYLKAENYYVQGLLKAYELTVPEIVAFTLRLLATVRVRLGNFEFAEEGFKEALRICQELHNAKGMAEAWAGLASISVKKRKYQEAAEEYEHAISVYPKSSPRLRLGMLYADLGQVYAALEEWNQAKKAYAKALELCWQYGFPKGEAELNVLSAELHFRLGEKNDALNKLKHAGQLFAQMDDMQSLSSTLQYLALIYFDQNKMRLAFESQQRAVVLSLKYDSKEIFSESCYFLSKIEQNLEDFRESRYYLELSILYYPEQNLEMALRYQSLGGLYFLLMEYAKSEIYYLKALSLFEAYQDSLRISEVYEALALLKIVREQNGLINFQEQAEDRSQLHGEFTLEALIRLAEFYEKSHNDRDALECYWKALKRARDAEAPTEGIEYRVQQVSKRLRKKK from the coding sequence GATGGGGATTTATATGTTTGGCGAAACCTTATGGAAGATGGAACACAGTGTCTTGGAGATGAACAGTATCTCAAAGCTGAAAACTATTATGTACAGGGCTTGTTAAAAGCGTACGAATTAACCGTTCCAGAAATTGTTGCCTTTACACTCCGCCTTTTAGCGACGGTGAGAGTCCGCTTAGGAAATTTTGAATTTGCAGAAGAAGGTTTTAAAGAAGCTTTAAGAATATGTCAGGAACTTCATAATGCCAAAGGCATGGCTGAGGCTTGGGCCGGTTTGGCGAGTATATCCGTGAAAAAACGAAAGTATCAGGAAGCAGCAGAAGAATATGAACACGCAATTTCTGTCTATCCCAAATCATCTCCTCGCTTAAGGCTTGGTATGCTGTACGCTGATTTAGGGCAAGTTTACGCAGCTCTTGAAGAATGGAATCAGGCCAAAAAGGCATATGCCAAAGCGCTGGAACTCTGCTGGCAGTATGGCTTTCCTAAAGGGGAAGCTGAATTAAATGTTCTATCCGCAGAATTACACTTTCGGTTAGGAGAAAAAAACGATGCCTTAAACAAGCTTAAACATGCCGGTCAACTCTTTGCTCAAATGGATGATATGCAATCCTTATCTTCGACACTTCAATATTTGGCTTTAATATACTTTGATCAGAATAAAATGCGATTGGCTTTTGAAAGTCAACAACGGGCAGTGGTTCTCAGTTTAAAGTATGACAGTAAGGAAATATTTAGTGAAAGCTGTTATTTTTTAAGCAAGATCGAACAAAATTTGGAAGACTTCAGGGAATCGAGATATTATCTTGAATTATCTATTTTGTATTATCCGGAACAAAATTTAGAGATGGCCCTGCGTTATCAAAGTTTAGGCGGGTTATATTTTCTTTTAATGGAGTACGCTAAATCCGAAATCTACTATTTGAAGGCCTTAAGCCTTTTTGAAGCTTATCAAGACAGCCTGCGTATTTCGGAAGTTTACGAAGCCCTGGCCCTTTTAAAGATCGTACGGGAACAGAACGGGCTGATCAATTTTCAAGAGCAAGCTGAGGATAGATCCCAGCTTCATGGAGAGTTCACTTTAGAGGCCTTAATTCGTTTAGCCGAGTTTTATGAGAAATCCCACAATGATAGAGACGCTTTGGAATGTTATTGGAAGGCTCTCAAAAGAGCGAGAGACGCTGAAGCACCAACAGAAGGGATAGAATATAGGGTACAGCAAGTCTCAAAGCGTTTGCGCAAAAAGAAGTGA